In Pungitius pungitius chromosome 2, fPunPun2.1, whole genome shotgun sequence, a single window of DNA contains:
- the mrpl18 gene encoding 39S ribosomal protein L18, mitochondrial — MASSLRLLLVQIRRPVSAAKQTARCVSRAASQPEPSAEENEAVNPTFVNRNPRNLEQLALAVKDRGWNTIWPRREFYHRLEFSRTQHHVTAHVFSSSSTVPVLSCSTKEWALKKELASTNCVAACQAVGEVLAQRCQQAGITRMVYRAIPWTYRSDAVQSFRTAIKGGGIILSEPRRKYVDT; from the exons ATGGCTTCCAGTTTACGGCTTTTGTTGGTACAAATTCGACGTCCGGTTTCGGCTGCTAAGCAGACTG CTCGGTGTGTGAGTCGAGCGGCCTCTCAGCCGGAGCCCAGCGCGGAGGAAAACGAAGCAGTGAACCCGACCTTCGTGAACAGAAACCCCCGGAACCTGGAGCAGCTGGCTCTGGCCGTGAAGGACCGCGGCTGGAACACCATCTGGCCTCGCCGGGAGTTCTACcacag GTTGGAGTTTTCTCGCACCCAGCATCATGTGACGGCACACGTGTTCTCCAGCAGCTCTACCGTCCCGGTGCTGTCCTGCTCGACTAAGGAGTGGGCGCTGAAGAAGGAGCTGGCTTCCACAAACTGCGTGGCAGCGTGTCAGGCTGTGGGCGAGGTGCTGGCACAGCGGTGCCAACAGGCTGGCATCACCAGGATGGTGTACAGGGCGATTCCCTGGACGTACCGCTCCGACGCT GTGCAGTCATTCAGGACGGCAATTAAAGGGGGAGGAATCATCCTCAGTGAACCAAGAAGAAAATACGTTGATACCTGA